Proteins from a genomic interval of Brachybacterium vulturis:
- a CDS encoding extracellular solute-binding protein → MNIDRRTFTTGALAAPLAATTLAACGDGGGGSGGDAVEARGPISVWLSNNEQEVAWGTAMVEAWNADHPDEQVEAQEIPAGQSSEEAITAAITAGTTPDLIFNISTAAAPGWTRQGGLIDLTTFEDGASYIEERSGAEVAQGYADDEGRYYLLPWKSNPVMIMFNKDLFEKAGIDPEDPGMTSHESFLEGARKIVESGAAPAAIWPSPTNEFFQPWFDFYPLYIAETDGMQLVEDGASTFVSEDGLAVANFWASIYSEGLAPKEASTDDAMGTAKTAMQSAGPWAISSYKDAFPVGFMPVPTSAGSDPATVKTFADSKNVSMFTTSQNQATAWDFLKFATSEEQDGAFLEATGQMPLRAGLLETYPDYFEENPDYTVFASQAERVVDVPNIPNSIEVWQTFRDEYSAAVIFAKKPVEDALETAAETIDQLVQG, encoded by the coding sequence ATGAACATCGATCGACGCACCTTCACGACCGGCGCGCTCGCCGCGCCGCTGGCCGCCACCACGCTCGCCGCCTGCGGCGACGGCGGCGGAGGCTCCGGGGGCGACGCCGTCGAGGCCCGCGGACCGATCTCCGTCTGGCTGTCGAACAACGAGCAGGAGGTCGCCTGGGGCACCGCCATGGTCGAAGCGTGGAACGCCGACCATCCCGACGAGCAGGTCGAGGCCCAGGAGATCCCCGCCGGGCAGAGCTCGGAGGAGGCGATCACCGCCGCGATCACCGCCGGCACCACCCCGGACCTGATCTTCAACATCTCCACCGCCGCCGCTCCCGGCTGGACCCGGCAGGGCGGACTGATCGACCTGACCACCTTCGAGGACGGCGCGAGCTACATCGAGGAGCGCTCCGGCGCCGAGGTCGCGCAGGGCTATGCGGACGACGAGGGCAGGTACTACCTGCTGCCCTGGAAGTCGAACCCCGTGATGATCATGTTCAACAAGGACCTGTTCGAGAAGGCCGGGATCGATCCGGAGGACCCCGGGATGACCTCGCACGAGTCGTTCCTCGAGGGGGCCCGGAAGATCGTCGAGTCCGGGGCGGCCCCGGCCGCGATCTGGCCCTCACCCACCAACGAGTTCTTCCAGCCCTGGTTCGACTTCTATCCGCTGTACATCGCCGAGACCGACGGCATGCAGCTGGTCGAGGACGGCGCCTCCACCTTCGTCTCCGAGGACGGTCTGGCCGTCGCGAACTTCTGGGCCTCGATCTACTCCGAGGGCCTCGCCCCGAAGGAGGCCTCCACGGATGACGCGATGGGCACCGCGAAGACGGCGATGCAGAGCGCCGGCCCCTGGGCGATCAGCTCCTACAAGGACGCGTTCCCCGTCGGGTTCATGCCGGTCCCCACCTCCGCCGGTTCCGACCCCGCGACCGTGAAGACCTTCGCCGACTCGAAGAACGTCTCGATGTTCACCACCTCGCAGAACCAGGCCACCGCCTGGGACTTCCTGAAGTTCGCCACGTCCGAGGAGCAGGACGGCGCCTTCCTCGAGGCCACCGGCCAGATGCCGCTGCGCGCCGGACTGCTGGAGACCTACCCCGACTACTTCGAGGAGAACCCCGACTACACGGTGTTCGCCTCCCAGGCGGAGCGGGTCGTGGACGTCCCCAACATCCCCAACTCGATCGAGGTGTGGCAGACCTTCCGCGATGAGTACTCCGCCGCCGTGATCTTCGCCAAGAAGCCCGTCGAGGACGCTCTCGAGACGGCGGCCGAGACGATCGACCAGCTCGTCCAGGGCTGA
- a CDS encoding ATP-binding protein, with amino-acid sequence MSTAYLHDLAAAPPEDRLQRLISAPEDQWFDRKSARIAPKDLARALVAFSNAEGGTVVIGIRDGAFDADLLSPEKENAIRQTAVDFTLPPVRMEISQIALDNGRSVLRLDIPPSEHVHETISGEVYLRVGDESKKLTYAQRRELDYDRGSSHFEHEPVHEITLGDLVPEEFARYRSVIGATADDATALRARSLLRRDGTLTQAAALLFAEHPQEWLPQAFVRVTRFSDDSPGTGSRQNMESGKDERFEGPIPRIIDSAAACVESWMPHRRALGTSGKFSDQPIVPTDAWLEGLVNAVVHRSYSMAGDHIRVNIFPSRIEIESPGRFPGLADPTRPLDIARYARNPRIARVCSDLGITQERGEGIRRIFEEMRLVGLADPEYHQTGGSVQLSLTTLSRLSAEQQESLPRGAEEILSILRLHGRPLGTGDIVEESGRSRPWVRARLEELRASGVVHWDGRSARDPRAVWSLPS; translated from the coding sequence ATGTCGACCGCATACCTTCACGACCTCGCTGCAGCTCCGCCCGAGGACCGCCTGCAACGGCTCATCAGTGCTCCAGAGGACCAGTGGTTCGACCGGAAGTCCGCCCGTATCGCCCCCAAGGACCTCGCCCGGGCACTGGTCGCCTTCTCAAATGCCGAAGGCGGAACTGTCGTGATCGGCATCCGGGACGGAGCCTTCGACGCCGACCTGCTCTCGCCTGAGAAGGAGAACGCGATCCGCCAGACTGCGGTCGACTTCACCCTGCCACCGGTGCGGATGGAGATCAGCCAAATCGCTCTGGACAACGGGCGCTCGGTGCTCCGGCTCGACATCCCACCCAGCGAACACGTCCACGAGACCATCAGCGGAGAGGTCTACCTGCGCGTCGGCGACGAATCGAAGAAGCTCACCTACGCACAGCGTCGCGAGCTGGACTACGACCGAGGCAGCTCGCATTTCGAGCATGAGCCCGTCCACGAGATCACCCTGGGCGACCTGGTACCCGAGGAGTTCGCCCGCTACCGGTCCGTCATCGGCGCCACCGCCGATGACGCCACTGCGCTGCGGGCCCGGAGCCTGCTGCGTCGGGATGGGACCCTCACCCAGGCCGCCGCGCTGCTCTTCGCCGAGCACCCCCAGGAATGGCTGCCACAGGCCTTCGTGCGCGTGACCCGATTCAGCGATGACTCACCCGGCACTGGCAGCCGGCAGAACATGGAGTCGGGCAAGGACGAACGATTCGAGGGGCCGATCCCCCGCATCATCGACTCCGCCGCAGCCTGCGTAGAGTCGTGGATGCCGCATCGGCGTGCCCTCGGAACCAGCGGGAAGTTCTCCGATCAGCCCATCGTCCCCACGGATGCGTGGCTCGAAGGACTCGTCAACGCCGTCGTGCATCGCAGCTACTCGATGGCGGGAGACCACATCCGTGTGAACATCTTCCCCTCGCGCATCGAGATCGAGAGCCCCGGCCGCTTCCCGGGTCTCGCGGACCCGACCAGACCCTTGGACATCGCGCGATATGCGCGCAATCCTCGGATCGCCCGAGTCTGCTCAGATCTCGGCATCACTCAGGAACGGGGCGAGGGCATCCGGCGTATCTTCGAGGAGATGCGTCTCGTCGGCCTCGCCGATCCCGAGTACCACCAGACCGGTGGAAGTGTGCAACTCAGCCTCACCACGCTGAGCAGATTGAGCGCCGAGCAGCAGGAATCCCTTCCCCGCGGAGCCGAAGAGATCCTGTCGATCCTCCGCCTTCACGGCCGCCCACTGGGCACCGGGGATATCGTCGAGGAATCCGGCCGTTCTCGGCCCTGGGTACGTGCACGACTCGAGGAGCTGCGTGCCAGCGGGGTCGTCCATTGGGACGGACGATCTGCCCGCGATCCTCGCGCCGTGTGGTCACTTCCCTCATAG
- a CDS encoding TetR/AcrR family transcriptional regulator: MARTPVEERRRALIAAAFRVVASQGLSAASTRAIVAEAGMSLASFHYAFESRDELIDLLITEVLANEEKAVLPAVLTGKTLVELLTEGLMGYLDHLRADPLHEQAMLELTQYALRARPPLARELYAQYTRIAAVSLELAAEQTGHCWTVPLPTAAKLLVSLTDGLTLSWLVDRDDARAEEIVAAAARAVAALAQPMPAPGASEEPS; this comes from the coding sequence ATGGCCCGGACCCCGGTCGAGGAGCGCCGCCGCGCACTGATCGCCGCCGCCTTCCGGGTGGTCGCCTCGCAAGGGCTGAGCGCCGCCTCGACCCGGGCGATCGTCGCCGAGGCCGGGATGTCGCTGGCGAGCTTCCACTACGCCTTCGAGTCCCGCGACGAGCTGATCGACCTGCTGATCACCGAGGTGCTGGCGAACGAGGAGAAGGCGGTGCTGCCCGCCGTCCTCACCGGCAAGACGCTGGTGGAGCTGCTCACGGAGGGCCTGATGGGCTACCTGGATCATCTGCGGGCCGACCCCCTCCACGAGCAGGCGATGCTCGAGCTGACGCAGTACGCCCTGCGCGCCCGGCCCCCGCTCGCCCGTGAGCTCTACGCGCAGTACACCCGCATCGCGGCCGTCTCGCTGGAGCTGGCCGCGGAGCAGACCGGCCACTGCTGGACGGTTCCTCTGCCCACGGCCGCGAAGCTCCTGGTCTCCCTCACCGACGGCCTGACCCTGAGCTGGCTGGTGGACCGCGATGACGCCCGCGCCGAGGAGATCGTGGCCGCCGCCGCGCGCGCGGTGGCGGCGCTCGCGCAGCCGATGCCGGCGCCCGGGGCGAGCGAGGAGCCCTCATGA
- a CDS encoding LacI family DNA-binding transcriptional regulator, which translates to MNPPSRATIGDVARHAGVSKGTVSLAYSGKRPVSEETRRRIFSAAAELEWTASHRARALATSRTGAIGLVIARDPEVLATDAFFSKFLSGCERVLAEHDMGLMLHAVTTAEAEHLVYERLAAGRADGVILLDVEIDDPRFALVRRLGLPAVVLSAHEPTRGETAGLPTVFSDDSPAVTELVTLMAEAGHTRIAHVAGPAHYIHGRIRQEAFRAAVRERGLDDSMVIEGDFTAASGRDATTQLLDLPEPPTAILYANDMMAIAGLSLARSRGVRVPEDLSLSGYDDSELSAHLSPALTTVGTGAVQRGELAVTTLLAALAGEAPGAVLADHTTVLPRGSIAPPPRP; encoded by the coding sequence GTGAACCCACCCAGCAGAGCGACCATCGGGGACGTCGCCCGCCACGCCGGCGTCTCCAAGGGCACCGTCTCCCTGGCGTATTCCGGCAAGCGCCCGGTCTCCGAGGAGACCCGCCGCCGCATCTTCTCCGCGGCGGCGGAGCTGGAATGGACCGCCAGCCATCGCGCGAGAGCGCTGGCCACCTCCCGCACCGGCGCGATCGGCCTGGTCATCGCCCGAGACCCCGAGGTGCTGGCCACCGACGCCTTCTTCTCCAAGTTCCTCTCCGGCTGTGAACGGGTGCTGGCGGAGCACGACATGGGACTGATGCTCCACGCCGTCACCACCGCCGAGGCCGAGCACCTGGTCTACGAGCGCCTCGCCGCCGGTCGCGCCGACGGCGTGATCCTGCTGGACGTCGAGATCGACGACCCCCGCTTCGCGCTCGTGCGGCGCCTGGGCCTGCCCGCCGTGGTGCTCAGCGCCCACGAACCCACCCGCGGCGAGACGGCGGGCCTGCCCACCGTCTTCTCCGACGACTCCCCCGCCGTCACCGAGCTGGTGACATTGATGGCCGAGGCCGGCCACACCCGGATCGCGCACGTCGCCGGCCCCGCCCACTACATCCACGGCCGGATCCGCCAGGAGGCCTTCCGCGCCGCTGTGCGCGAGCGAGGCCTGGACGACTCCATGGTCATCGAGGGCGACTTCACCGCCGCCTCCGGCCGGGACGCCACCACGCAGCTGCTGGACCTGCCCGAGCCGCCCACCGCGATCCTCTACGCCAACGACATGATGGCCATCGCCGGCCTCTCCCTGGCCCGCAGCCGCGGCGTGCGCGTCCCCGAGGACCTCTCGCTCTCCGGCTACGACGACAGCGAGCTCTCCGCCCACCTCTCCCCCGCCCTGACCACCGTGGGCACCGGTGCCGTGCAGCGCGGCGAGCTCGCCGTCACCACCTTGCTGGCCGCGCTCGCCGGAGAGGCCCCCGGCGCGGTCCTGGCCGATCACACCACCGTCCTCCCGCGCGGCAGCATCGCCCCGCCGCCGCGGCCCTGA
- a CDS encoding formylglycine-generating enzyme family protein, whose protein sequence is MTNRQESPGFASGLGPPQEPAGCGCHPPGRARSRTVGPAPAPAAPHSSAAPHGSGPSGTGEHLVPQVTIPAGSFVMGDSSGDRHPVDGEVPLHEVALEAFTMDATTVTNDDFARFTSATGYVTEAESFGVSAVFHLAVSAPPQDLGGRSPATPWWIGVRGADWRHPGGRDSSIDDLGTHPVTHVSWHDALAYCDWAGRRLPTEAEWEYAARGGLDRATYPWGDEEVDHGGWRANIWQGTFPTSNTVEDGFATTAPARWFAPNSFGIWQSVGNVWEWCADWFSPNYYRASPREDPRGPATGRGRVMRGGSYLCHASYCNRYRNSARSQNTPDSSMGNAGFRTVGISG, encoded by the coding sequence ATGACCAATCGGCAGGAGAGCCCGGGCTTCGCCTCAGGGCTCGGACCACCGCAGGAGCCGGCCGGATGCGGCTGCCATCCGCCGGGCAGGGCCCGCTCCCGCACCGTCGGCCCCGCGCCTGCACCCGCGGCACCGCACAGCTCAGCGGCGCCGCACGGCTCTGGGCCGTCGGGCACCGGCGAGCACCTCGTTCCCCAGGTCACGATCCCCGCCGGCTCCTTCGTGATGGGGGATTCCTCGGGGGATCGCCATCCGGTCGATGGCGAGGTCCCGTTGCACGAGGTCGCGCTCGAGGCCTTCACGATGGACGCCACCACCGTGACCAACGACGACTTCGCCCGCTTCACGAGCGCGACCGGGTACGTCACCGAGGCGGAGAGCTTCGGCGTCTCCGCGGTGTTCCACTTGGCGGTCTCCGCGCCCCCGCAGGACCTGGGCGGTCGCTCCCCGGCGACGCCGTGGTGGATCGGCGTGCGCGGCGCGGACTGGCGGCACCCGGGAGGGCGCGACTCGAGCATTGATGACCTGGGCACTCATCCGGTCACGCACGTCAGCTGGCACGACGCCCTCGCCTACTGCGATTGGGCGGGGCGCCGGCTCCCGACAGAGGCGGAATGGGAGTACGCGGCGCGCGGCGGGCTCGACCGGGCAACGTACCCTTGGGGGGACGAGGAGGTCGACCACGGGGGGTGGCGCGCCAATATCTGGCAGGGAACCTTCCCGACATCCAACACGGTCGAGGACGGGTTCGCGACCACGGCCCCGGCCCGGTGGTTCGCACCCAACAGCTTTGGCATCTGGCAGTCCGTCGGCAACGTGTGGGAGTGGTGCGCGGACTGGTTCTCCCCGAACTACTACCGGGCCTCGCCCCGCGAGGATCCCCGCGGTCCCGCGACCGGGCGCGGCCGGGTGATGCGCGGCGGGAGCTACCTGTGCCACGCCTCGTACTGCAACCGCTACCGCAATTCCGCCCGCTCCCAGAACACCCCGGACTCCTCGATGGGCAACGCCGGATTCCGCACGGTGGGCATCTCCGGGTAG